A stretch of Lacipirellulaceae bacterium DNA encodes these proteins:
- a CDS encoding helix-turn-helix domain-containing protein, with protein MKVLKKQDWFHDDGFPIVVERRNPQEPFGLHCHEFSEIVIITSGKGLHISGEESYELSAGDTFVIGGDRPHDYVNMDQLSLINVLFDPTELPMSLGDLQALSGYHALFTLEPATRKQHQFSSHLQLSPAEIDESLRLVDKLDNELATREQGFAVMAIALMLELVTFLSRCYCKTRNPASKTLIRIGESISHMRRNLDHAIALEDLVNISGMSRTNYTRAFEATMGTSPINYLIGLRIEEASRLLRSTDRSITDIAFDVGFSDSNYFSRQFRKTHGQSPREYRKRHR; from the coding sequence ATGAAAGTACTTAAGAAACAGGACTGGTTTCACGACGACGGATTTCCGATCGTTGTCGAGCGTCGAAATCCGCAGGAGCCCTTTGGTCTGCACTGCCACGAGTTCTCAGAGATCGTGATCATCACAAGCGGGAAAGGACTCCACATCAGTGGCGAGGAAAGTTACGAACTCAGCGCAGGTGACACGTTTGTCATTGGTGGAGATCGCCCCCACGACTACGTGAATATGGATCAATTGAGTTTGATCAATGTTCTTTTCGACCCCACCGAGCTGCCGATGTCTCTCGGTGACTTGCAGGCGCTCTCCGGCTATCACGCCTTATTCACGTTGGAGCCCGCAACGCGCAAGCAGCACCAGTTTTCGAGTCATTTACAATTAAGCCCAGCCGAGATCGACGAGTCCCTGCGTTTGGTCGACAAGCTGGACAATGAACTCGCCACGCGAGAACAGGGTTTTGCGGTGATGGCGATTGCATTGATGCTCGAACTCGTGACATTTCTCTCACGTTGCTACTGCAAGACGCGAAACCCAGCTAGCAAAACGCTGATTCGCATCGGCGAATCGATTTCACATATGAGACGCAATCTTGACCATGCAATTGCGCTCGAAGACCTAGTAAACATTTCGGGAATGTCGCGTACCAATTATACCAGAGCGTTCGAGGCTACGATGGGAACGTCGCCGATCAACTACCTTATCGGCCTTCGGATCGAGGAAGCCAGTCGATTATTGCGAAGTACCGATCGCAGCATCACGGATATTGCATTCGATGTCGGATTCAGCGACAGCAATTACTTCAGTCGCCAGTTCCGCAAAACTCACGGTCAATCTCCACGCGAGTACAGAAAGCGTCATCGTTAG